The Corynebacterium simulans genome contains a region encoding:
- a CDS encoding cold-shock protein produces the protein MAQGTVKFFNAEKGYGFIEMEDGSGDIFVHYSEIQGSGFRTLEENQKVSFEVAEGQKGLQAQNVTAL, from the coding sequence CACCGTCAAGTTCTTCAACGCAGAAAAGGGCTACGGCTTTATCGAGATGGAAGATGGCTCCGGCGACATCTTCGTTCACTACTCCGAGATTCAGGGCAGCGGTTTTCGCACCCTGGAGGAAAACCAGAAGGTTTCCTTCGAGGTCGCCGAAGGTCAAAAGGGTCTGCAGGCCCAGAACGTCACCGCCCTTTAG
- a CDS encoding DedA family protein, with the protein MIASVTAWIEVVMLTQWVYPLVGTLIFLDCFFPVLPSEIPLNMVGAWSASQGYPHIPMMFFVAILAAIVGDNLCFLLGTRLMTLVNRVQKGTKAYEGLAWVKRNMRRGGGAAIIIARFIPSARLFMTILLGSMRYPWPLFFFFDIIGVSIWAAQALAIGFVGGKAFSDSPAVAMIVSIIAAVIIGFGLQKAQNAVLEWWDTRRGYAETP; encoded by the coding sequence ATGATTGCATCCGTCACCGCATGGATCGAAGTAGTCATGCTAACCCAATGGGTATACCCGCTGGTAGGAACATTGATTTTCCTCGATTGTTTCTTCCCAGTGCTGCCTTCAGAGATCCCGCTCAACATGGTTGGAGCATGGTCGGCCTCGCAGGGCTACCCGCACATCCCCATGATGTTCTTCGTGGCAATTCTGGCCGCCATCGTGGGCGATAACCTGTGCTTCCTGCTCGGCACCCGCCTGATGACGCTAGTCAATCGCGTCCAGAAGGGCACCAAGGCCTACGAGGGCCTGGCTTGGGTCAAGCGCAACATGCGCCGCGGCGGTGGCGCGGCGATTATCATCGCCCGCTTTATCCCTTCGGCCCGCCTTTTCATGACCATCCTGTTGGGCTCGATGCGCTATCCCTGGCCGCTGTTTTTCTTCTTCGACATCATCGGCGTCAGCATCTGGGCCGCACAGGCGCTGGCCATTGGCTTCGTGGGTGGCAAGGCCTTCTCGGATTCTCCCGCCGTGGCGATGATTGTCAGCATCATCGCCGCCGTCATCATCGGCTTTGGCCTGCAAAAGGCCCAGAATGCGGTGCTCGAGTGGTGGGATACTCGCCGCGGATATGCAGAAACCCCTTAA